A single Penaeus chinensis breed Huanghai No. 1 chromosome 7, ASM1920278v2, whole genome shotgun sequence DNA region contains:
- the LOC125026927 gene encoding aminopeptidase N-like, with translation MDCTTKDLVYDLGARVCTATLSPTGDFRLAKMRVFFLLLVSLVPNFTASTTLHQGFNTRINVRNLVKRSSRSLGNEYFIKRLPRSIKPRHYTIKLQPFINGNISILGHVEVEMEVLEPTSNITLHMADIITKNDTVKVSALGKRGGQSVRIKNARYDNKAQFLILHLEETLARGETYALAVEYVGYLNEHLNGFYRADYVDYDGSIKFMAATLFQPTHARRAFPCFDEPALKATIEVHLARETWMTSLSNMPLAETRPVEGQEGWVWDRFERSVPMSTYLVAFVVSEFTYINVTGSGHVLFRMFAHQTRTDQLSYASEVAPKILHYFEDYFGSLYMLPKLDIFALPQTIVPGMENWGLITFGESYLFSDPDATLPKNLEFTGSLIGHELAHNWFGNLVTPAWWDGIWLNEGFATYMGHVGLDRVKPDWKVMETFVGGTLQRSFLVDSLEMSHRISISITEVTDVMQIFDAITYYKGASVVRMLLHCLGEETFRRGLNNYLKAFKYSNAVQDDLWEYLTVAAHQDKALAKDLSIKMIMDTWTLQKGFPVIEVMQSADGAILTQRRFRSEKNILRDSHDYRWMMVWMKNCEGHLNLTSLPPKDEWVIFNLQETGYYRVNYDDHNWGLLIQQLKDDHEVIHVINRAQIIDDANALAEVGHLDNKIPMNILSYLRKESDYLPWAVAINIFSSLKCLSNNRKGYGALKQFILEPVLRLYNEMGFHGSVESPFVSQKKRKVAVSWACALGHKDCLHRARKFYRQWMLDPAQARKTAPSLRPIVLCHGIAEGGEAEWNFAWNRYLNETDQAEIYLLLSIMACSKNAEILRRYLEMAVDPETDVKPIDLTTVFISVGQNELGRRLVWNYFTEHWNDLFSPWKVLRGEVLTRLTYFFSTRRELEDMELFLNNEKTDKTDSELQVGHALKRARHNLAWMEANHDVITRWLEENGYSSKPL, from the exons ATGGACTGTACGACCAAGGACCTCGTGTATGACCTAGGAGCCCGCGTCTGTACAGCCACGCTCTCGCCGACTGGGGACTTTCGTCTCGCTAAAATGCGGGTGTTTTTCTTGCTTTTAGTCAGCCTTGTGCCAAACTTCACGGCCTCCACCACACTACACCAAGGCTTTAATACTAGAATAAAT GTTCGGAATCTGGTAAAACGAAGTTCCAGATCACTTGGTAATGAGTACTTCATCAAACGCTTGCCTCGTTCTATCAAGCCCCGCCACTACACTATCAAACTTCAGCCCTTCATCAACGGCAACATCAGCATCCTCGGCCacgtggaggtggagatggaggtccTGGAACCGACCTCGAACATCACACTCCACATGGCCGACATCATCACCAAAAACGACACTGTCAAG GTTTCTGCTcttgggaagagagggggtcaGAGCGTGAGGATCAAGAATGCTCGGTATGACAACAAAGCTCAATTCCTCATCCTGCACCTGGAGGAGACGCTGGCGAGAGGGGAGACCTACGCCTTGGCCGTGGAGTACGTCGGGTATCTGAACGAGCACCTGAATGGCTTCTACAGAGCGGACTACGTGGATTACGACGGCAGTATCAA GTTCATGGCCGCCACGCTGTTTCAACCCACGCACGCCCGCCGCGCCTTCCCGTGCTTCGACGAGCCAGCCCTGAAGGCGACCATCGAGGTCCACCTGGCGAGGGAGACCTGGATGACGTCACTCTCCAACATGCCCCTCGCCGAGACGCGCCCTGT AGAAGGTCAGGAGGGCTGGGTGTGGGACCGCTTCGAGAGGAGCGTCCCCATGTCCACCTACCTCGTCGCCTTCGTCGTGTCGGAATTCACTTACATCAACGTCACTGGCAGTGGCCACGTGCTATTCAGAA TGTTTGCGCACCAGACTCGAACGGACCAGCTGAGTTACGCAAGCGAGGTCGCCCCCAAGATTCTGCATTACTTTGAGGACTACTTCGGCTCCCTTTACATGCTACCGAAGCTAGACATCTTTGCTTTGCCCCAGACTATTGTGCCTGGCATGGAGAACTGGGGCCTCATCACCTTCGG AGAATCCTATCTGTTTTCCGACCCCGACGCGACTCTGCCAAAGAACCTGGAATTCACGGGGAGCCTAATAGGCCACGAATTGGCTCATAATTGGTTCGGAAATTTGGTGACGCCCGCCTGGTGGGATGGCATCTGGCTCAACGAAGGCTTTGCCACATACATGGGGCATGTCGGCTTGGATCGG GTGAAGCCAGATTGGAAAGTTATGGAAACCTTCGTCGGAGGAACCCTCCAAAGGTCCTTCCTTGTGGACAGTCTGGAGATGTCTCACAGGATCAGCATTTCCATAACCGAGGTCACTGACGTCATGCAAATCTTCGACGCCATAACATACTATAAAG GAGCCTCTGTTGTCCGGATGCTGCTGCATTGCCTCGGGGAGGAAACCTTCAGAAGAGGACTGAACAACTACTTAAAAGCCTT CAAGTACAGCAATGCAGTTCAAGATGATCTTTGGGAATACCTGACGGTCGCCGCCCACCAGGATAAAGCTCTGGCCAAGGACCTCTCTATCAAGATGATCATGGACACGTGGACGCTGCAGAAGGGCTTCCCCGTCATCGAGGTGATGCAGAGCGCTGATGGCGCCATTCTCACTCAG AGAAGATTTCGGTCTGAAAAAAACATCCTCAGAGACTCACACGACTACAGGTGGATG ATGGTGTGGATGAAGAACTGCGAGGGGCATTTAaacctcacctctcttcccccgAAAGACGAGTGGGTTATCTTCAACCTGCAGGAGACGGGCTACTACAGAGTCAACTACGACGACCACAACTGGGGCCTCCTCATCCAGCAGCTGAAGGACGACCATGAAGTCATCCACGTCATCAACCGAGCACAGATCATTGATGATGCCAATGCTTTGGCAGAAGTAG GTCACCTCGACAACAAGATCCCCATGAATATACTTTCATACTTGCGGAAGGAAAGCGACTACCTACCGTGGGCTGTGGCCATTAACATTTTCAGTTCCTTGAAGTGTTTGTCTAATAACAGAAAAGGGTATGGCGCTCTTAAG CAATTTATTTTGGAGCCGGTGCTGAGGCTGTACAACGAAATGGGTTTCCACGGCAGCGTCGAGTCTCCTTTTGTGAGTCAGAAGAAGCGGAAGGTAGCCGTGAGTTGGGCGTGCGCTCTGGGCCACAAAGACTGCCTACATCGCGCGAGAAAGTTCTATAGGCAGTGGATGTTAGACCCCGCCCAAGCCAG GAAAACGGCACCTAGCTTGAGACCCATAGTTCTCTGCCACGGCATCGCTGAGGGAGGCGAGGCCGAGTGGAACTTCGCGTGGAACAGGTACCTGAACGAGACAGATCAGGCCGAGATATATCTGCTCTTGTCTATCATGGCTTGTAGCAAAAACGCCGAGATACTGAGGAG GTACCTGGAGATGGCTGTTGATCCCGAAACCGACGTCAAGCCGATCGACCTGACGACTGTCTTCATCAGCGTCGGGCAGAACGAGCTGGGTCGCCGTCTGGTTTGGAATTACTTCACGGAGCACTGGAATGACCTCTTCTCCCC CTGGAAGGTTTTGAGAGGAGAGGTGTTGACGCGGTTGACATACTTCTTCAGCACGAGGCGGGAACTGGAGGAT ATGGAGCTGTTCCTGAACAACGAGAAAACAGACAAAACGGACAGCGAGTTGCAAGTAGGACACGCGCTGAAGAGAGCAAGACACAACCTGGCGTGGATGGAGGCCAACCATGACGTCATAACGAGGTGGCTGGAGGAGAATGGCTACTCCTCCAAGCCGCTCTGA
- the LOC125026929 gene encoding aminopeptidase N-like: MRKEASKNYQYLKYCFLLYISHNQAVPTASANTTDREEKLNVRLPTSLKPLHYLIKLQPLVNGNFSTLGYVEVEMEVLEPTSRIIFHMADIITRNDTVKVTTSGDVTSQNIGIKRQEYDYRRHFYIAHLEEELQKGKKYVLAMEFLGYLNDQLRGFYRSTYKDADGKTRYLASTQFSPTDARRAFPCFDEPGMKATFEVHLARETWMTSLSNMPLVETVPIEGQDGWVWDRYGKSLPMSTYIVAFVVFDFAHINSSQEGLQFRVWARRNAIGDAEYASRISPKILNFFEDYFNISFPLPKQDTVALPELPFGAMENWGLIIYRESRFLFNPNVSTPSTKEDLAITVAHELAHQWFGNLVTPAWWDDLWLKEGFATYLSYVAMDYIEPTWKVLETVVSNTLHPVMNLDSLDSSHKISIPVGDPDDINEIFDAISYSKGASIVRMMAYFLNGATFVKGLKGYLNELKYKNAVQDDLWQYLTVAAHKDGTLPEDLSVKMIMDTWTLQKGYPVIHVTRSADGTSATISQERFLLEKNSSDTHVYNWWVPVTYTYQSEANFSQTQAMAWMRDSGENLTITSLPAKDQWAIFNLQQTGYYRVNYDNHNWNLLIQQLKDDHELINVVNRGQIIDDAMNLAKAGRLNYETAMSLYAYLWKETEYMPWSVAVGELQYINLMFTRTGAYGALKRYILDLILPLYKTVGFEDNINDPYLVQLTREIAVRWACRMGHKDCLDKVLDLYRRWMMAPDDTGLISPNLKNTVFCHAIAEGGEAEWNAAWRQYLKTDVQGEKDNLLSTLACTKQIWLLMRYLEMAVTPGSGIKQQDVGLVIGSVSSNDVGRSLAWDFLKLHWNNIITYKKSKRGGMLKAVTRSFNTKQDLENLEAFLSNENTDLDGNQRTARQVLERVRNNVAWLDSNYDGIVQWLEKSGYSSKIESV; the protein is encoded by the exons ATGCGTAAGGAAGCGAGTAAA AATTATCAATATTTAAAATACTGTTTCCTCCTTTATATTTCACATAATCAGGCAGTTCCGACAGCATCGGCCAATACAACAGACCGGGAGGAAAAGCTGAATGTGCGATTACCCACGTCCCTGAAGCCGCTCCACTACTTGATCAAACTTCAGCCCTTAGTCAATGGCAACTTCAGCACCCTCGGCTacgtggaggtggagatggaggtgctGGAACCGACCTCCCGAATCATATTCCACATGGCCGACATCATCACTCGAAACGACACCGTCAAG GTTACAACTTCAGGAGATGTGACAAGCCAGAATATTGGGATCAAGAGGCAAGAGTACGACTACAGGCGTCACTTCTATATCGCCCACCTGGAGGAGGAGCtgcagaaggggaagaagtacGTCTTAGCCATGGAGTTCCTCGGCTACCTTAACGACCAGCTGCGTGGCTTCTATAGGTCGACCTACAAGGATGCGGACGGGAAGACAAG GTACCTGGCTTCGACGCAGTTCTCACCGACGGACGCCCGCCGAGCCTTCCCGTGCTTCGACGAGCCGGGTATGAAGGCGACCTTCGAGGTCCACCTGGCGAGGGAGACCTGGATGACGTCACTCTCCAACATGCCCCTTGTCGAGACTGTGCCGAT AGAAGGTCAGGATGGCTGGGTGTGGGACCGCTACGGGAAGAGCCTCCCCATGTCCACCTACATCGTCGCCTTCGTCGTGTTCGACTTCGCTCATATCAACTCTTCCCAGGAGGGACTGCAGTTCAGAG TGTGGGCGCGGAGGAATGCTATCGGCGATGCGGAATACGCCAGCAGAATTAGTCCCAAGATCCTCAACTTCTTCGAGGATTACTTcaacatctctttccctctcccgaaGCAAGATACCGTCGCGTTGCCTGAGCTCCCATTCGGTGCCATGGAGAATTGGGGTCTCATCATATACAG AGAATCTCGTTTCCTGTTTAATCCTAACGTCTCGACCCCAAGCACCAAGGAAGACCTAGCTATCACAGTGGCTCACGAACTGGCGCACCAGTGGTTCGGCAACCTTGTCACGCCCGCCTGGTGGGACGACCTCTGGCTCAAGGAAGGATTTGCTACCTACCTGAGTTACGTTGCCATGGATTAT ATCGAACCCACCTGGAAGGTATTGGAAACTGTTGTCTCCAATACTCTTCATCCGGTTATGAACTTGGACAGTTTAGATTCATCTCACAAAATCAGCATCCCCGTTGGTGACCCAGATGACATCAACGAAATCTTTGATGCCATATCATACAGCAAAG GGGCTTCTATCGTCCGAATGATGGCCTACTTCCTTAATGGGGCGACCTTTGTAAAGGGACTGAAAGGCTATCTGAATGAACT aaaatacaaaaatgcaGTGCAGGATGACTTGTGGCAATACTTGACTGTCGCAGCTCACAAAGATGGCACCCTACCTGAAGATCTGAGTGTCAAGATGATAATGGACACCTGGACGCTGCAGAAGGGCTATCCTGTCATCCATGTCACGAGAAGTGCTGACGGTACCTCGGCTACCATCTCTCAG GAGCGATTCCTTTTGGAAAAGAACTCAAGTGACACTCACGTCTACAATTGGTGGGTTCCCGTAACATACACATACCAAAGTGAGGCTAACTTTAGTCAGACGCAGGCCATGGCGTGGATGAGGGACTCTGGGGAGAACCTCACCATCACGTCTTTGCCTGCCAAGGACCAGTGGGCTATCTTCAATCTGCAGCAGACGGGCTACTACAGAGTCAACTACGACAACCACAACTGGAACCTCCTCATTCAACAGCTGAAGGACGACCACGAACTCATAAACGTTGTCAACCGAGGACAGATCATCGATGATGCCATGAATCTAGCCAAAGCTG GTCGCCTAAACTACGAAACTGCAATgagtttatatgcatatctatggaAAGAAACTGAATATATGCCCTGGTCTGTGGCAGTCGGGGAATTGCAATACATTAACTTAATGTTCACACGCACGGGAGCATATGGTGCCCTGAAG CGCTACATCTTGGACTTGATACTGCCCCTCTACAAAACTGTCGGCTTTGAAGATAACATCAACGACCCTTACTTAGTTCAACTAACGAGGGAAATAGCCGTGAGATGGGCTTGTAGGATGGGTCATAAAGACTGCCTGGATAAAGTCCTCGACCTCTATCGCCGATGGATGATGGCTCCAGATGATACAGG TTTGATTTCACCCAATCTCAAAAATACGGTGTTTTGCCACGCCatagcagagggaggggaagccgAGTGGAATGCTGCTTGGCGTCAGTACTTGAAGACTGATGTTCAGGGCGAGAAAGACAATCTCCTTTCCACCCTTGCTTGCACTAAGCAGATCTGGCTCTTGATGAG GTACTTGGAGATGGCGGTCACTCCAGGCAGCGGTATAAAGCAACAGGACGTGGGATTAGTCATAGGGAGCGTCAGCAGCAATGATGTGGGTCGTTCTTTAGCTTGGGATTTCCTCAAGCTCCATTGGAATAACATCATTACTTA caagaagagtaagagaggcgGAATGTTGAAAGCTGTAACAAGAAGCTTCAATACGAAACAAGATCTTGAAAAT ctGGAGGCATTCTTGAGCAACGAAAACACAGACTTAGATGGAAACCAGCGCACGGCCAGGCAGGTGTTGGAGCGAGTTCGAAACAACGTGGCCTGGCTGGACTCCAACTACGACGGCATAGTTCAGTGGCTGGAAAAGAGCGGATATTCCTCTAAAATTGAAAGTGTCTGA